The Halomonas binhaiensis nucleotide sequence ATCTGGTGGTAATGCATGACCTCAACCTTCAGCTGGCACCGGGAGAGTGCCTGGTGCTGGCTGGCCGCAGCGGTATCGGCAAGAGCACGCTGTTGAAGATGGTCAACGGTAATTACCGGATTTCCGCTGGTCGCCTGACGCTGCATTTTGACAACGGCGAGCTAGAACTCTCGACCCTGCCCGCCCATGCCTGGCACGTACTGCGTCGTGACGTGATCGGCTACGTCAGCCAGTTCCTGCGCGTGGTACCGCGAGTCAGTACCCGGGAGGTCGTGATGGAGCCGTTGTTGAGCCGTGGCGTTGGCGAGGCAGAGGCCCGCCAGCGTGCTGAAGCCATGCTGGCGCGACTCAACCTGCCCGAACGCCTGTGGGACCTTGCGCCTGGCACCTTCTCAGGCGGTGAGCAGCAGCGTGTCAATATCGCTCGGGGCTTCATTGCCGAGCATCCGCTGCTCCTGCTTGATGAACCTACGGCTTCTCTAGACGCCGCCAACCGAGACGTAGTGGTCGAATTGATTCTGGAAGCGAAGGCGCGGGGGACTGCCATGCTGGGCATTTTCCATGATGAGGATGTCCGTGACCGGGTTGCAGACCGCCTGCTGCATCTCGAAGCGACTGTTCTCGAAACCGCTGGCCTTGAAAGTGCTGGTTCAGAAACCGCCAGTCTTGAAACCAATTCGCCGACCACGGAGGAAACCGAGTGATGAGTGTCAATGATCAGATTTTGACCAATGCTCGTCTGGTGCTCGATGACGAGGTCGTGACGGGCAGCTTGGTGATCAAGGACGGACATATTGCCGCCGTGGAACAGGGCCCGATTTCTCTGCCGGGAGTCGTGGACTGCCAGGGCGATATTTTGATGCCCGGAATGATCGAGCTGCATACCGACAACATGGAGAAGTATTTCCAGCCTCGCCCCAAGGTGTCCTGGCCAAGCCGTCAGGCGGCCCTGGCCCATGATGCTCAGATGGCGGCCAGTGGTATCACCACCGTATTCGATGCGGTTTCCATCGGCGATGTCGATGAACAGAGCATGCGTCATGGCGCCCTGGGCGAGATGGTGGCATCTCTGGAGGACATCTCGCGCAGCGGCATGTCCCGAGTCGAGCACTATCTGCACCTGCGCTGTGAAGTGTGTCACCCCGACACGCTGGCACGCTTCCAGTCATTGCTAGAGACGTCGAATCTGGGGCTGGTGTCGCTGATGGACCATTCTCCCGGACAGCGTCAGTTTGTCAGCCTGGATGCCTACCGCACCTACTACCAGGGCAAGCACCGTCTGGACGATGCCAGCATGGATGCCTTCATCGAACGCCAACTGGCCAACAGTGCCCAGTATTCTAGTGCCAATCGTCAGGCCATTGCCGCGATCTGCCGGGAGCGTGGCATCGCTCTGGCCAGCCATGATGATGCTACGGTGGAACATGTGGCCGAGAGTGTGGAGTACGGCACCCAAGTGGCTGAGTTCCCCACCACCAGCGAGGCGGCTGAGGCATCTCATCGCAACGGTCTGGCAGTGATGATGGGAGCCCCCAACGTGGTTCGCGGAGGGTCACATTCCGGCAACATTGCCGCGGTAGAACTTGTGCGTCTGGGCGTGCTCGATGTGCTGTCTTCCGATTACTACCCGGCCGCCTTGCTTGACGCCATATTCCGTATCGCTGCTATGGAGGATGGCTACTCACTGCCGCGTGCCGTGGCCTGTGCCACTCGCCACCCGGCCGAGGCGGTGGGCCTGACGGACCGTGGACGGATTGCGGCAGGGCTACGTGCCGATCTGGTCCGTGTGCGTGAGGTCGATGGTCATCCACTGGTACAGCGGGTGTGGTGCGCCGGCCAGCAGGTGCACTGATGGGCAGGCTCATCTATCTGATCGGCGCC carries:
- the phnL gene encoding phosphonate C-P lyase system protein PhnL is translated as MIKPFLSAEALSKSFTLHSQGGQHLVVMHDLNLQLAPGECLVLAGRSGIGKSTLLKMVNGNYRISAGRLTLHFDNGELELSTLPAHAWHVLRRDVIGYVSQFLRVVPRVSTREVVMEPLLSRGVGEAEARQRAEAMLARLNLPERLWDLAPGTFSGGEQQRVNIARGFIAEHPLLLLDEPTASLDAANRDVVVELILEAKARGTAMLGIFHDEDVRDRVADRLLHLEATVLETAGLESAGSETASLETNSPTTEETE
- a CDS encoding alpha-D-ribose 1-methylphosphonate 5-triphosphate diphosphatase produces the protein MSVNDQILTNARLVLDDEVVTGSLVIKDGHIAAVEQGPISLPGVVDCQGDILMPGMIELHTDNMEKYFQPRPKVSWPSRQAALAHDAQMAASGITTVFDAVSIGDVDEQSMRHGALGEMVASLEDISRSGMSRVEHYLHLRCEVCHPDTLARFQSLLETSNLGLVSLMDHSPGQRQFVSLDAYRTYYQGKHRLDDASMDAFIERQLANSAQYSSANRQAIAAICRERGIALASHDDATVEHVAESVEYGTQVAEFPTTSEAAEASHRNGLAVMMGAPNVVRGGSHSGNIAAVELVRLGVLDVLSSDYYPAALLDAIFRIAAMEDGYSLPRAVACATRHPAEAVGLTDRGRIAAGLRADLVRVREVDGHPLVQRVWCAGQQVH